From Plasmodium brasilianum strain Bolivian I chromosome 7, whole genome shotgun sequence, the proteins below share one genomic window:
- a CDS encoding elongation of fatty acids protein, which produces MNFINREFWTPGKGRELAEKYEKSIIMISLIYIPAILIFQNYMKKRNAIEVKFIKIIWNLTLSFLSFIGALLIAIHDKEVLKNLIVEEYEYSPETRAVIAIFTLTKIVEYGDTIFLVLKKKKLTFLHFYHHLSVVIYCLYSQKELVSHAHYFVFLNLIVHSIMYFYFGFIYIIPRQIYKIRKFITYLQICQMLMGIFISYYAMKNVENKVYLTNAIASFALYITYAILFLNFYFTNYYSNIKSNVATYLISIHIMGVIGFIMICKSNDMLRLFIEVIIGCIFTLTLLNFSFYFNKHYYKVIRNKISENNFYEQRDLFNKYKKKYYSNMAVLKKKITINMIKTCLLCFNGLATYAHDHIFLFVNFYSEKIKKVTNDSKMDNPEKPNEQIIINRHGNTQQNRLNSSYVATEQANSNINNMGNKGSDDNANSDTNKHFSNDASSNGNSCGSNVYNRGCNNVNLRKIIYNSKNNNIKNDIKNDIKNDRKNDRKNDIINSSNYSNSSGGKQKSGIHKLFMLIKDLYSSSIISYIICKSPIENISLNMEKTITHPSERSTIYANNSFFHIIKQTIQNYLLYILCLILPIYYGLKVYNDAVLGLCVHGALRWLIEIYSTKIFNKTSKCNSY; this is translated from the coding sequence atgaattttataaatagagAATTCTGGACACCTGGGAAGGGAAGAGAGCTTGCGGAAAAGTATGAAAAGAGCATAATCATGATTTCGTTGATATACATACCCGCAATCTTAATATTccaaaattatatgaaaaaaagaaatgcaaTTGAAGTGAAATTTATAAAGATAATATGGAATTTAACCTTATCTTTCTTATCATTTATTGGAGCGTTATTGATAGCTATACATGATAAagaagttttaaaaaatttgattgTAGAAGAATATGAATACAGCCCAGAAACAAGAGCAGTAATAGCAATATTTACTCTTACAAAAATTGTAGAATATGGggatacaatatttttagttttgaaaaaaaaaaaattaacatttttacatttctaTCATCATTTAAGTGttgttatatattgtttatattcTCAAAAAGAACTGGTGTCTCATGctcattattttgtttttctaaaTCTGATCGTTCATagtattatgtatttttattttggctttatatatattataccgAGACAAATTTATAAGATAcgaaaatttattacatatttacaaatatgtcAAATGCTTATGggaatatttatatcttattATGCTATGAAAAATGTGGAAAATAAGGTATATCTTACTAATGCCATTGCAAGTTTtgctttatatattacatatgcaattttatttttaaatttttattttactaattattatagtaatattaaaagtaatGTAGCTACTTATCttataagtatacatataatggGTGTTATAGGATTTATAATGATATGTAAGAGTAATGATATGTTAAGGTTATTTATAGAAGTTATTATAGGATGCATATTCACATTAACattgttaaatttttcattttattttaataagcattattataaagtgataagaaataaaatatctgaaaacaatttttatgaacaaagagatctttttaacaaatacaaaaaaaaatattattcaaatatggctgttttaaaaaaaaaaattacaattaatatgataaagacatgtttattatgttttaacgGATTGGCAACATATGCACATGatcatatatttctttttgtgaatttttattctgaaaaaattaaaaaagtgaCAAATGATTCGAAAATGGACAACCCAGAAAAAccaaatgaacaaattattataaatcgTCATGGAAACACACAACAGAATCGACTGAACTCATCCTACGTAGCAACAGAGCAGGCTAATagtaacataaataatatgggCAATAAAGGAAGCGATGATAATGCCAATTCTGACACTAATAAGCATTTCAGTAATGATGCCAGTAGTAATGGCAATAGTTGTGGCAGTAATGTTTATAATCGCGGCTGTAATAACGTTAACTTGCGtaaaatcatatataatagcaaaaataataatataaaaaatgatataaaaaatgatataaaaaatgatagaaaaaatgatagaaaaaatgatattattaatagCAGTAACTACAGTAATAGCAGCGGTGGTAAGCAAAAAAGCGGCattcataaattatttatgctGATAAAAGATCTGTACAGTTCATctataatttcttatatCATATGTAAATCGCCCATCGAAAATATTTCCTTAAATATGGAAAAGACTATAACACATCCATCTGAGCGTTCAacaatatatgcaaataacagcttttttcatataataaaacaaaccattcaaaattatttattatacattctCTGTTTAATACTACCAATATACTATGGACTAAAAGTTTACAACGATGCTGTGCTAGGCTTGTGTGTACACGGAGCATTAAGGTGGCTCATCGAAATATACTCAACcaaaatatttaacaaaacCAGCAAGTGCAATTCGTATTAA